A single window of Streptomyces sudanensis DNA harbors:
- a CDS encoding FecCD family ABC transporter permease has translation MVESSTEQSAKPGAAAPRGRRSKRAAGLLLSLGVLALVCVASVAVGARPVPLGDVWHGLFQYSGTDNDVLIAEVRVPRTLLGLLAGVALGLAGAVMQALTRNPLAEPGLMGVNAGAAAAVVTATGVLGVTSFLGYVWFAFAGAAVASVLVYVLGGGRGATPVRLALAGTAATAALYGYVNAVQLLDSAALDRLRFWTVGSLAGADAEIVEVVGPFVAAGVALAAAVARPLNAMEMGDDTARALGASLTGTRVRAVLAVTLLCGSATAACGPIVFVGLMVPYLVRAVTGPDMRWILPYAAVLSPVLLIGSDIVGRVVVRPSELQVGIVTALIGGPVFLHLVRRKRMVQL, from the coding sequence TTGGTTGAGAGCTCCACCGAGCAGAGCGCGAAACCCGGGGCCGCCGCGCCCCGTGGGCGCCGGTCGAAGCGCGCCGCCGGGCTGCTGCTGTCCCTGGGCGTGCTGGCGCTCGTGTGCGTCGCGAGCGTCGCCGTCGGCGCCAGGCCGGTGCCGCTCGGCGACGTCTGGCACGGCCTGTTCCAGTACTCCGGGACCGACAACGACGTCCTCATCGCCGAGGTCCGCGTCCCGCGCACGCTGCTCGGCCTCCTCGCCGGCGTCGCGCTCGGCCTGGCCGGCGCCGTCATGCAGGCCCTCACCCGCAACCCGCTCGCCGAACCGGGCCTGATGGGCGTCAACGCGGGCGCCGCGGCCGCCGTGGTCACCGCGACCGGCGTCCTCGGCGTGACGTCCTTCCTGGGGTACGTGTGGTTCGCGTTCGCCGGTGCCGCGGTCGCCTCGGTGCTGGTGTACGTGCTCGGCGGCGGGCGCGGCGCCACCCCGGTGCGGCTCGCGCTGGCCGGTACCGCCGCGACCGCCGCGCTGTACGGGTACGTCAACGCCGTCCAGCTCCTCGACTCGGCGGCCCTGGACCGGCTGCGGTTCTGGACCGTCGGGTCGCTGGCCGGCGCCGACGCGGAGATCGTCGAGGTGGTCGGCCCGTTCGTCGCCGCCGGTGTCGCGCTGGCCGCGGCGGTCGCCCGGCCCCTGAACGCCATGGAGATGGGGGACGACACCGCCCGCGCGCTCGGCGCGAGCCTCACCGGCACCCGGGTGCGGGCCGTGCTCGCCGTGACCCTGCTGTGCGGCAGCGCGACCGCCGCGTGCGGGCCGATCGTCTTCGTGGGGCTGATGGTGCCGTACCTGGTCCGCGCGGTCACCGGGCCCGACATGCGGTGGATCCTGCCCTACGCGGCGGTCCTCTCGCCGGTGCTGCTGATCGGCTCCGACATCGTCGGCCGCGTCGTCGTCCGCCCCTCCGAGCTCCAGGTCGGCATCGTCACGGCGCTGATCGGCGGGCCCGTCTTCCTCCACCTCGTACGCCGCAAGAGGATGGTCCAGCTGTGA
- a CDS encoding ribonuclease J, whose translation MSHPHPELGAPPKLAPGSLRVTPLGGLGEIGRNMTVFEYDGRLLIVDCGVLFPEEEQPGIDLILPDFTTLKDRLGDIEAIVLTHGHEDHIGAVPYLLRLKPDIPLIGSKLTLALIEAKLQEHRIRPYTLEVAEGQREALGAFDCEFIAVNHSIPDALAVAIRTPAGLVVHTGDFKMDQLPLDNRLTDLHAFARLSEEGIDLLLSDSTNAEVPGFTAHERDISTVMRSVFAGAQRRIIVASFASHVHRIQQVLDAAYEYGRRVAFVGRSMVRNMGIARDLGYLRVPPGLVVDVKTLDDLPDHEVVLVCTGSQGEPMAALSRMANRDHQIRIVQGDTVILASSLIPGNENAVYRVINGLTRWGANVVHKGNAKVHVSGHASAGELLYFYNICKPKNLMPVHGEWRHLRANAELGALTGVPKDRIVIAEDGVVVDLVDGKAKIVGKVQAGYVYVDGLSVGDVTEGALKDRRILGEEGIVSVFVVVDSTTGKIVGGPYIQARGSGIEDGAFDAVLPKVEDALNKSAQDGVVEPHQLQQLIRRTIGKWVSDTYRRRPMILPVVVEV comes from the coding sequence TTGAGTCACCCGCATCCCGAACTCGGTGCCCCGCCGAAGCTGGCCCCGGGCAGCCTGCGCGTCACCCCGCTGGGCGGCCTCGGCGAGATCGGCCGCAACATGACCGTCTTCGAATACGACGGCAGACTGCTGATCGTCGACTGCGGCGTGCTCTTCCCCGAGGAGGAGCAGCCCGGCATCGACCTGATCCTGCCGGACTTCACGACCCTGAAGGACCGCCTCGGCGACATCGAGGCGATCGTCCTCACCCACGGCCACGAGGACCACATCGGCGCCGTCCCGTACCTGCTCCGCCTCAAGCCGGACATCCCCCTGATCGGCTCGAAGCTGACCCTCGCCCTGATCGAGGCGAAGCTCCAGGAGCACCGCATCCGCCCCTACACCCTGGAGGTGGCCGAGGGGCAGCGCGAGGCGCTGGGCGCGTTCGACTGCGAGTTCATCGCGGTCAACCACTCCATCCCGGACGCCCTGGCCGTCGCCATCCGCACCCCCGCGGGCCTGGTGGTCCACACGGGCGACTTCAAGATGGACCAGCTTCCGCTGGACAACCGCCTCACGGACCTCCACGCGTTCGCCCGGCTCAGCGAGGAGGGCATCGACCTCCTGCTCAGCGACTCGACGAACGCCGAGGTCCCCGGTTTCACGGCACACGAGCGCGACATCTCCACCGTGATGCGCTCGGTGTTCGCCGGCGCGCAGCGGCGCATCATCGTGGCCAGCTTCGCCAGCCACGTGCACCGCATCCAGCAGGTCCTCGACGCGGCGTACGAGTACGGCCGCCGCGTCGCCTTCGTCGGCCGCTCGATGGTCCGCAACATGGGCATCGCCCGCGACCTGGGCTACCTGCGCGTCCCGCCGGGCCTCGTCGTCGACGTGAAGACCCTCGACGACCTGCCGGACCACGAGGTCGTCCTGGTCTGCACGGGTTCCCAGGGCGAGCCGATGGCGGCCCTGTCCCGCATGGCCAACCGAGACCACCAGATCCGCATCGTCCAGGGCGACACGGTGATCCTGGCGTCGTCCCTGATCCCGGGCAACGAGAACGCGGTCTACCGCGTGATCAACGGTCTGACCCGCTGGGGCGCGAACGTCGTCCACAAGGGCAACGCCAAGGTCCACGTCTCGGGCCACGCCTCGGCCGGCGAGCTCCTGTACTTCTACAACATCTGCAAGCCGAAGAACCTGATGCCGGTGCACGGCGAATGGCGCCACCTGCGCGCCAACGCCGAGCTGGGCGCCCTGACCGGCGTCCCGAAGGACCGCATCGTCATCGCCGAGGACGGCGTGGTCGTCGATCTGGTCGACGGCAAGGCCAAGATCGTCGGCAAGGTCCAGGCCGGCTACGTGTACGTGGACGGCCTGTCGGTCGGCGACGTCACCGAAGGAGCCCTGAAGGACCGCCGCATCCTCGGCGAGGAGGGCATCGTCTCCGTCTTCGTCGTGGTGGACTCGACGACCGGCAAGATCGTCGGCGGCCCGTACATCCAGGCACGGGGCTCCGGCATCGAGGACGGCGCGTTCGACGCGGTGCTCCCGAAGGTCGAGGACGCGCTGAACAAGTCGGCCCAGGACGGCGTCGTGGAGCCCCACCAGCTCCAGCAGCTGATCCGCCGCACCATCGGCAAGTGGGTCTCGGACACGTACCGCCGTCGCCCGATGATCCTGCCCGTGGTCGTGGAGGTCTGA
- a CDS encoding TlyA family RNA methyltransferase yields MAGVARRRLDAELVRRKLARSREHASQLIAAGRVTVGGATAAKPATQVETAAAIVVAQDDADPEYVSRGGHKLAGALAAFTPRGLAVEGRRALDAGASTGGFTDVLLRSGAAHVVAVDVGYGQLAWSLQSDDRVTVKDRTNVRELTLDAIGGEPVDLVVGDLSFIPLGLVLPALAGVTGPGADLVLMVKPQFEVGRERLGSGGVVRSPELRAEAVRNVARQAAALGLGVLGVTASPLPGPSGNVEYFLWLRAGAPALDPADVDRAVAEGPR; encoded by the coding sequence GTGGCAGGAGTGGCACGCCGCCGTCTCGACGCCGAGCTTGTGCGCCGCAAGCTCGCCCGCTCGCGCGAACACGCGAGCCAGCTGATCGCGGCGGGGCGGGTGACCGTCGGCGGCGCCACCGCCGCCAAGCCCGCCACCCAGGTCGAGACCGCCGCGGCCATCGTCGTCGCCCAGGACGACGCCGATCCCGAGTACGTGTCGCGCGGCGGCCACAAGCTCGCCGGGGCGCTCGCCGCGTTCACCCCGCGGGGACTGGCCGTCGAGGGGCGGCGGGCCCTCGACGCCGGGGCGTCCACGGGCGGTTTCACCGACGTCCTGCTGCGCTCCGGCGCCGCGCACGTCGTCGCCGTCGACGTCGGGTACGGGCAGCTCGCCTGGTCGCTGCAGAGCGACGACCGGGTCACCGTGAAGGACCGCACCAACGTACGGGAGTTGACGCTCGACGCGATCGGCGGCGAACCCGTGGACCTGGTCGTCGGGGACCTGTCGTTCATCCCGCTCGGCCTGGTCCTGCCGGCGCTCGCCGGTGTGACCGGGCCCGGCGCCGACCTCGTGCTGATGGTCAAGCCGCAGTTCGAGGTGGGCAGGGAGCGGCTCGGCAGCGGCGGTGTGGTCCGCAGCCCCGAACTGCGCGCCGAGGCCGTGCGGAACGTGGCGCGGCAGGCCGCCGCGCTCGGGCTGGGCGTGCTGGGCGTCACCGCGAGCCCCCTGCCCGGCCCGTCCGGCAACGTCGAGTACTTCCTGTGGCTGCGGGCCGGGGCGCCCGCCCTGGACCCGGCCGACGTCGACCGCGCCGTGGCGGAGGGACCCCGTTGA
- a CDS encoding FecCD family ABC transporter permease, producing the protein MTAPPAPAAAPAPPARTRTVRAVRTRGGLSVRVEPRTVAVCLLLSALVLVVGVVLVGSGDFPVAPGDVVATLLGGGTAAQEFVVLDLRLPRVLVAVLVGAGLAVGGAVFQTVTRNPLGSPDMLGVNQGAIVGALTVIVLFHGDATAVAAGGLAGGTLTGVAVYVFAWKRGVHGFRIVLVGIGLAAMLTAVIHYLITKANLVDATRAVVWMTGSLEGRDWTQFRPLLAATAVLLPVVLAYGRPLRMLEMGDDAAYALGVRVERVRMVQLVCATLLVASATAAAGPITFVALSAPQVARRLTRSPGPNLGASALVGAVMLLVADWAATHAFGGRQLPVGVVTGVVGGCYLLWLLVTERRAGRI; encoded by the coding sequence GTGACCGCGCCCCCCGCGCCCGCCGCCGCGCCGGCCCCGCCGGCCCGCACCCGCACCGTCCGGGCCGTCCGCACGCGGGGCGGGCTGTCCGTCCGGGTCGAGCCGCGCACCGTGGCCGTCTGCCTGCTGCTGTCCGCGCTGGTCCTGGTCGTCGGTGTCGTCCTCGTCGGCAGCGGCGACTTCCCCGTCGCGCCCGGCGACGTCGTCGCCACCCTCCTCGGCGGGGGCACCGCCGCGCAGGAGTTCGTCGTCCTCGACCTGCGGCTGCCGCGCGTCCTCGTCGCGGTCCTGGTCGGCGCGGGCCTGGCCGTCGGCGGGGCGGTCTTCCAGACCGTCACCCGCAACCCGCTCGGCAGCCCCGACATGCTCGGCGTCAACCAGGGGGCGATCGTCGGGGCCCTCACGGTGATCGTGCTGTTCCACGGCGACGCCACCGCCGTCGCGGCCGGCGGGCTCGCCGGCGGCACGCTGACCGGCGTCGCCGTGTACGTCTTCGCGTGGAAGCGGGGCGTGCACGGCTTCCGGATCGTCCTCGTCGGCATCGGGCTCGCCGCGATGCTGACCGCGGTGATCCACTACCTGATCACCAAGGCGAACCTGGTCGACGCGACCCGCGCGGTCGTGTGGATGACGGGTTCCCTGGAGGGCCGCGACTGGACCCAGTTCCGGCCGCTGCTCGCCGCCACCGCCGTCCTGCTGCCGGTGGTCCTCGCCTACGGGCGGCCGCTGCGGATGCTGGAGATGGGCGACGACGCGGCGTACGCGCTGGGCGTGCGGGTGGAGCGGGTGCGGATGGTGCAACTGGTGTGCGCGACGCTGCTCGTCGCCTCCGCCACCGCCGCGGCGGGCCCCATCACGTTCGTCGCGCTCAGCGCCCCCCAGGTGGCCCGCCGGCTGACCCGGTCGCCGGGGCCGAACCTGGGCGCGTCCGCCCTGGTGGGCGCGGTGATGCTGCTGGTCGCCGACTGGGCGGCCACCCACGCCTTCGGCGGGCGCCAGCTTCCCGTCGGCGTCGTCACCGGCGTCGTCGGCGGCTGCTACCTGCTGTGGCTCCTGGTCACCGAGCGCCGGGCAGGCCGGATATGA
- a CDS encoding ABC transporter ATP-binding protein, which translates to MQSQPPRQRLAAESVTLAYDQRTVVRDLSVEIPDNSFTVIVGPNACGKSTLLRALARMLKPTRGRVLLDGQAIHSMPAKQVARTLGLLPQSSIAPDGITVADLVARGRYPHQGLLRQWSAQDERIVRESMEATGVGGLGDRYVDELSGGQRQRVWIAMALAQQTPLLLLDEPTTYLDIQHQIDVLDLCAELHETQGRTLVAVLHDLNHAARYATHLVAVRGGEIVAQGPPSEVVTAELVERVFGLRCQVIDDPETGTPLVVPAARRARAPRV; encoded by the coding sequence ATGCAGTCCCAGCCCCCGCGGCAGCGTCTCGCCGCGGAGTCCGTCACCCTCGCCTACGACCAGCGGACCGTCGTCCGGGACCTGTCCGTGGAGATCCCCGACAACTCCTTCACGGTGATCGTCGGGCCCAACGCCTGCGGCAAGTCCACGCTGCTGCGCGCCCTCGCCCGGATGCTGAAGCCCACGCGGGGCCGGGTGCTGCTGGACGGGCAGGCCATCCACTCCATGCCCGCGAAGCAGGTCGCGCGCACGCTCGGGCTGCTGCCCCAGTCGTCGATCGCGCCGGACGGCATCACCGTCGCCGACCTCGTCGCCCGGGGCCGCTACCCGCACCAGGGGCTGCTGCGGCAGTGGTCGGCGCAGGACGAGCGGATCGTGCGGGAGTCGATGGAGGCCACCGGCGTCGGCGGGCTGGGCGACCGGTACGTCGACGAGCTGTCCGGCGGGCAGCGCCAGCGGGTGTGGATCGCGATGGCGCTCGCCCAGCAGACGCCGCTGCTGCTGCTCGACGAGCCGACGACGTACCTCGACATCCAGCACCAGATCGACGTCCTCGACCTGTGCGCCGAGCTCCACGAGACGCAGGGCCGCACCCTCGTCGCCGTCCTGCACGACCTGAACCACGCCGCCCGGTACGCCACGCACCTCGTCGCCGTGCGCGGCGGGGAGATCGTCGCCCAGGGCCCGCCGTCCGAGGTCGTCACCGCCGAACTCGTCGAGCGGGTCTTCGGCCTGCGCTGCCAGGTCATCGACGACCCCGAGACGGGCACGCCGCTGGTCGTCCCGGCGGCCCGGCGGGCGCGGGCGCCGCGGGTGTAG
- a CDS encoding tetratricopeptide repeat protein, protein MPIPDDVTGDEIDQDVRQELTSLPKTLAEDVARNLVMVARLIDEDPEQAYAYSRIALRLASRVAAVREAAGFAAYATQRYAEALAEFRAARRMTGNVDLWPVMADCERGLGRPEKALAMAGEPEVQKLEKAGQVEMRLVAAGARRDMDQLDAAIVTLQSPELASHSVQPWTARLRYAYADALLAAGREDEAREWFAKALESDKEGTTDASDRLAELDGVEFVDAFEDAEDEDAEDRDRPAGDDADEDAGTDEH, encoded by the coding sequence CTGCCCATCCCCGACGACGTCACCGGTGACGAGATCGACCAGGACGTGCGGCAGGAGCTGACGAGCCTGCCCAAGACCCTTGCCGAGGACGTCGCCCGCAACCTGGTCATGGTCGCCCGGCTCATCGACGAGGACCCCGAACAGGCGTACGCCTATTCGCGGATCGCCCTCCGGCTGGCCTCCCGTGTCGCCGCCGTCCGCGAGGCCGCCGGCTTCGCCGCGTACGCGACGCAGAGGTACGCCGAGGCCCTCGCCGAGTTCCGGGCCGCCCGGCGCATGACCGGGAACGTCGACCTGTGGCCCGTGATGGCTGACTGCGAGCGCGGTCTCGGCCGCCCCGAGAAGGCCCTCGCCATGGCCGGTGAACCGGAGGTGCAGAAGCTGGAGAAGGCCGGGCAGGTCGAGATGCGGCTCGTCGCCGCCGGGGCCCGCCGCGACATGGACCAGCTCGACGCCGCGATCGTCACCCTCCAGTCGCCCGAACTCGCGTCCCACTCCGTCCAGCCGTGGACCGCGCGCCTGCGGTACGCGTACGCCGACGCGCTCCTCGCCGCCGGCCGGGAGGACGAGGCGCGCGAATGGTTCGCCAAGGCGCTGGAGTCCGACAAGGAGGGCACCACCGACGCCTCCGACCGGCTTGCCGAGCTCGACGGCGTCGAGTTCGTCGACGCCTTCGAGGACGCGGAGGACGAGGACGCGGAGGACCGGGACCGGCCCGCCGGGGACGACGCCGACGAGGACGCCGGCACCGACGAGCACTGA
- a CDS encoding HAD-IIA family hydrolase, with amino-acid sequence MGRHGRSAPGGSSTALSAAYDTALLDLDGVVYAGGEAVLHAVEALGEARAGGMRLAYVTNNALRTPEAVAAHLTELGVPAEPADVVTSAQAVARLVADRLPRGSRVLVVGGEGLRVALRERGLVPVESADDDPAAVVQGYGGPDLPWGRFAEASYAIARGVPWYASNTDLTIPGARGISPGNGAAVEVVRIATGAEPHVAGKPLPPMHRETVLRTGARRPLVVGDRLDTDIEGAYNGGADSLLVLTGVTTPAVLLAARPEHRPTYVDADLRGLLTGQPEVTGTAADGFRCGGWTAKADGGALALGGDGEPLDGLRALCAAAWSHAGDGSCALDAGEALAGLGW; translated from the coding sequence ATGGGGCGGCACGGACGGAGCGCGCCGGGTGGCAGTTCGACCGCGTTGAGCGCGGCCTACGACACGGCGCTGCTGGACCTGGACGGCGTCGTGTACGCGGGCGGCGAGGCCGTTTTGCACGCGGTGGAGGCGCTGGGGGAGGCGCGGGCCGGCGGGATGCGCCTCGCGTACGTCACCAACAACGCGCTGCGCACCCCCGAGGCCGTCGCGGCGCACCTCACCGAGCTGGGCGTGCCCGCCGAGCCGGCCGACGTGGTCACGTCGGCGCAGGCCGTGGCGCGGCTCGTCGCCGACCGGCTGCCGCGGGGGTCGCGCGTCCTGGTGGTCGGCGGCGAGGGGCTGCGGGTGGCGCTGCGCGAGCGGGGGCTGGTCCCCGTGGAGTCCGCGGACGACGACCCGGCGGCCGTCGTCCAGGGGTACGGCGGGCCCGACCTGCCGTGGGGCCGGTTCGCGGAGGCGTCGTACGCGATCGCGCGGGGGGTGCCGTGGTACGCGTCCAACACCGACCTGACCATCCCCGGGGCGCGCGGCATCTCGCCCGGCAACGGCGCCGCCGTGGAGGTGGTGCGCATCGCGACGGGCGCCGAGCCGCACGTCGCGGGCAAGCCGCTGCCGCCCATGCACCGCGAGACGGTCCTGCGGACCGGGGCGCGGCGGCCCCTGGTCGTGGGGGACCGGCTCGACACCGACATCGAGGGCGCGTACAACGGCGGTGCCGACTCGCTGCTCGTGCTCACCGGCGTGACCACCCCGGCGGTGCTGCTCGCGGCCCGGCCCGAGCACCGGCCGACGTACGTCGACGCCGATCTGCGGGGGCTGCTGACCGGCCAGCCCGAGGTGACCGGCACTGCGGCGGACGGTTTTCGCTGCGGGGGGTGGACCGCGAAGGCCGACGGCGGCGCGCTCGCCCTCGGCGGGGACGGTGAGCCGCTCGACGGGCTGCGGGCGCTGTGCGCGGCCGCCTGGAGCCACGCCGGGGACGGGTCGTGCGCCCTGGACGCGGGGGAGGCGCTGGCCGGACTGGGGTGGTGA
- a CDS encoding DUF1015 domain-containing protein, whose product MNERGTAADDGLRLKPFRGLRYVPERVRSLAAVTSPPYDVVVRPDGLDHLESSDPYNIVRLILPQAPTADARPRRAADTLADWLEDGVLAPDAEPALYVYEQRKGDLLQRGLIGALELSPPAEGVVLPHEDVMPHVVEERADLMRTTGAHLEPLLLTYRCEDRASGTAAVIERATAGTPLLSTTTEDGFDHRLWAVTDPAELTAVADDLADHQALIADGHHRWATYLRLREERSGPGPWNYGLVLLVDTGRYPLRVRAIHRLLHRLPVASALAALDGGFRVRTLDGVPLEAALDALAEAADHGNAFLLAGDGRFHLVDRPAPDLLERTVRRDRPEAWRRLDATVLHATLLEHVWRVPDAPEHIAYIHDARAAVTQAERNGATAVLMHPVREEVVRELARQGVTMPRKSTSFGPKPATGLVLRSLALD is encoded by the coding sequence ATGAACGAAAGAGGTACCGCGGCCGACGACGGCCTGCGTCTGAAGCCGTTCCGCGGACTGCGGTACGTCCCCGAACGGGTGCGCAGCCTCGCCGCGGTCACTTCTCCGCCGTACGACGTGGTCGTGCGGCCGGACGGGCTGGACCACCTGGAGTCGTCGGACCCCTACAACATCGTGCGGCTGATCCTGCCGCAGGCCCCGACGGCCGACGCCCGTCCGCGCCGGGCGGCGGACACCCTCGCGGACTGGCTGGAGGACGGCGTCCTCGCCCCCGACGCCGAACCCGCCCTGTACGTGTACGAGCAGCGCAAGGGCGACCTGCTGCAGCGCGGCCTGATCGGCGCGCTGGAGCTGTCGCCGCCGGCCGAGGGCGTGGTCCTGCCGCACGAGGACGTGATGCCACACGTGGTGGAGGAGCGCGCGGACCTGATGCGGACGACGGGCGCGCACCTGGAGCCGCTGCTGCTGACGTACCGGTGCGAGGACCGCGCCTCGGGCACGGCGGCCGTGATCGAACGGGCCACGGCGGGCACGCCGCTGCTCTCGACGACGACGGAGGACGGCTTCGACCACCGGCTGTGGGCGGTGACCGACCCGGCCGAACTGACGGCGGTCGCGGACGACCTGGCGGACCACCAGGCGCTGATCGCGGACGGCCACCACCGCTGGGCGACGTACCTGCGGCTCCGCGAGGAGCGGTCGGGTCCGGGCCCGTGGAACTACGGCCTGGTCCTCCTCGTCGACACCGGCCGCTACCCGCTGCGGGTGCGGGCGATCCACCGGCTGCTGCACCGCCTGCCGGTCGCCTCGGCACTGGCGGCCCTGGACGGGGGGTTCCGCGTGCGGACGCTGGACGGCGTACCGCTGGAGGCGGCCCTGGACGCCCTGGCGGAGGCGGCGGACCACGGCAACGCGTTCCTGCTGGCGGGCGACGGCCGCTTCCACCTGGTGGACCGCCCCGCCCCGGACCTGCTGGAGCGCACGGTGCGCCGGGACCGGCCGGAGGCGTGGCGGCGGCTGGACGCGACGGTGCTGCACGCGACGCTGCTGGAGCACGTGTGGCGGGTCCCCGACGCCCCGGAGCACATCGCCTACATCCACGACGCGCGGGCGGCGGTGACGCAGGCGGAGCGGAACGGGGCGACGGCGGTCCTGATGCACCCGGTGCGCGAGGAGGTCGTACGGGAGCTGGCGCGCCAGGGCGTGACGATGCCCCGGAAGTCGACGTCGTTCGGCCCGAAGCCGGCGACGGGCCTGGTCCTGCGCAGCCTGGCCCTGGACTGA
- the thyX gene encoding FAD-dependent thymidylate synthase: MPTTPAESAELHFRSDVTVDLVRSSARDSDVLWAARVSTAGEQSLEELTKDPERSKGLINYLMRDRHGSPFEHNSMTFFISAPIFVFREFMRHRVGWSYNEESGRYRELQPVFYVPDASRKLVQEGRPGKYVFVEGTGEQHALVSRAMEDSYARSYEAYREMLAAGVAREVARSVLPVGLYSSMYATCNARSLMHFLGLRTQHELAKVPSFPQREIEMVGERMEAEWARLMPLTYAAFNANGRVAP; encoded by the coding sequence GTGCCCACCACCCCCGCTGAGAGCGCCGAGCTGCACTTCCGCAGCGATGTGACCGTCGATCTGGTCAGGAGCAGCGCTCGTGACTCGGACGTGCTCTGGGCGGCCCGCGTCTCGACCGCGGGCGAGCAGTCGCTCGAGGAGCTCACCAAGGACCCGGAGCGCTCCAAGGGACTGATCAACTACCTGATGCGCGACCGGCACGGCAGTCCCTTCGAGCACAACTCGATGACGTTCTTCATCAGCGCCCCGATCTTCGTCTTCCGCGAGTTCATGCGGCACCGCGTGGGCTGGTCGTACAACGAGGAGTCGGGCCGCTACCGGGAGCTCCAGCCGGTCTTCTACGTGCCGGACGCCTCCCGCAAGCTGGTCCAGGAGGGCCGTCCCGGCAAGTACGTCTTCGTCGAGGGCACCGGAGAGCAGCACGCGCTGGTCTCGCGCGCGATGGAGGACTCCTACGCCCGGTCGTACGAGGCGTACCGGGAGATGCTCGCCGCCGGGGTCGCCCGCGAGGTCGCCCGTTCGGTCCTCCCCGTCGGCCTCTACTCGTCCATGTACGCCACCTGCAACGCCCGCTCGCTGATGCACTTCCTCGGGCTGCGCACCCAGCACGAGCTGGCGAAGGTGCCTTCGTTCCCGCAGCGGGAGATCGAGATGGTCGGCGAGCGCATGGAGGCGGAGTGGGCCCGGCTCATGCCGCTGACGTACGCCGCCTTCAACGCCAACGGCCGCGTCGCGCCGTAG
- the dapA gene encoding 4-hydroxy-tetrahydrodipicolinate synthase, translating to MAPISTPQTPFGRVLTAMVTPFTADGGLDLDGAQRLAAHLVDAGNDGLVVNGTTGESPTTSDAEKDRLVRAVLEAVGDRAHVVAGIGTNDTRHTLELARAAERAGAHGLLAVTPYYNKPPQEGLYRHFTAVADATGLPVMLYDIPGRSGVPIDTETLVRLAEHPRIVANKDAKGDLGQAGWAIARSGLAWYSGDDMLNLPLLSIGAVGFVSVVGHVVTPELRALLEAHVGGDVRKATEIHQRLLPVYTGMFRTQGVITTKAALALQGLPAGPLRLPLVELSPDGIEQLKTDLAAGGVNL from the coding sequence ATGGCTCCGATCTCCACTCCGCAGACCCCCTTCGGACGGGTCCTCACCGCCATGGTCACGCCTTTCACGGCGGACGGCGGGCTCGACCTCGACGGCGCTCAGCGGCTCGCCGCCCACCTCGTGGACGCGGGCAACGACGGCCTGGTCGTCAACGGCACCACCGGCGAGTCCCCGACCACCAGCGATGCGGAGAAAGACCGGCTCGTACGGGCCGTCCTGGAGGCCGTCGGCGACCGCGCCCACGTCGTCGCCGGCATCGGCACCAACGACACCCGCCACACCCTCGAACTGGCCCGCGCCGCGGAGCGCGCCGGCGCGCACGGCCTGCTCGCCGTCACGCCGTACTACAACAAGCCCCCCCAGGAGGGCCTGTACCGGCACTTCACGGCCGTCGCCGACGCCACCGGGCTGCCCGTGATGCTCTACGACATCCCCGGCCGCAGCGGCGTCCCGATCGACACCGAGACGCTCGTCCGCCTCGCCGAGCACCCGCGCATCGTCGCCAACAAGGACGCCAAGGGCGACCTCGGCCAGGCCGGCTGGGCCATCGCCCGCTCCGGCCTCGCCTGGTACTCCGGCGACGACATGCTCAACCTGCCCCTGCTCTCCATCGGCGCCGTCGGATTCGTCTCCGTCGTCGGCCACGTCGTCACCCCCGAGCTGCGCGCCCTCCTCGAAGCCCACGTCGGCGGCGACGTCCGGAAGGCCACCGAGATCCACCAGCGGCTCCTCCCGGTCTACACCGGCATGTTCCGCACGCAGGGCGTGATCACCACCAAGGCCGCCCTCGCCCTCCAGGGCCTCCCCGCGGGTCCGCTGAGGCTGCCGCTCGTGGAGCTCTCCCCGGACGGGATCGAACAGCTGAAGACGGATCTCGCCGCCGGCGGGGTAAACCTGTGA